The following DNA comes from Plasmodium vivax chromosome 11, whole genome shotgun sequence.
GGTGGGCCGTACGAGCGGAAGACCAGCGGAGGAAAAACACACGTGATGAACAAACGCAGGTGTGCCGCAAAGCAATCGTTTCCCTTCCCCTTCACGACTTCCTTGCAGTGGGCCATCGTCTTCGTCCCGTTCATTATGTTCGCCCTGTACCTCAAGCTGACCATGCGTAGGGCGAAAAGAGGGAGAAAGGAGCCACCTCTGCAAGTGCGCCGCGATGGAGGGGTCACCACCTCTACTAGTGCGCCGCTACGACGCCGCCTCACACCCACCGTGCCACCTCGCGATGCCCCCGCAGCGACCGCGCCAAGCGGTGAAAAAGAGCGCCCCGAGGAGGAAGCCCATTTTGGCGAAGCCAGAGGAGACATAGGCCGGAAGAGTCTATAGAGGATGCCACTTTGTGCAACTTCTGAAGGGTCTCTGCCCCCAGCTAAGTGGACGAGTCAACTCGCTACCCAGGTGAATGCCTATCAAAtgaaagctttttttttaattaaagcTGTGGGGTATAACTCCACATGAGTTCCTTCAGTGGTGTGCCGCGCGCATGCACATTGGGGAGCGGTCCCTGAAACGCCCCCCGTCGGTTTGAGGGATTACTTCGGTGTATGCTATGCACGcatggagagaaaaaaaaaaaagaccaacATGGGGTGGTAAAGAGGTAAAGAGGTAAAGCggcgttttttcttcttttttttttccccccaagtAACCGCTTGCACGTGATAACTGCATGCACAGCCGTCCAAATGGAGAGTCACCACGTGGTTGCTGTGCAGATACATATGTGCTCTTCACTCTGTGGAAGTCCCGACGCAACCGCTTCCCTCGCGAGGGACTCAGCTCCAATTGGACATGTTCCTCTTCTGGCGAAACTTCGAGAtctggggggaggaagccaaaTGGGTGTAGCGCTCAATGACGGTTGGGTCAGGTAAAAAGCGCTTCGCACAATTCAGCGACAACCTGGGGGCATGCGGAACGGCGTCGCTGCCCCAGTTGAGCAGGGCAAAGCGGTTAATCTGGAaggtggaggaagaagcacgCACAAGCACGAATGCAAGAATGCACCAATGCACTATCTCTCCCTATCTCTTTCTCCCTAtctttctctccttttctctcctccCCTACCACGGTGGAGAACCTCTCCTTGAGGTTTTCATTCTTCGCCACGCAGTTGTCCGGCCCATAGGGCGGCTTAATCCTGACTTCTCCGTTGAGGACCAAAATGTCTTTGTTGCTCCAAGCGCAGTCCGGGTGCCTACAGGAGGAGGTgatggaaaaggagaaggaaatgGAGACGGAGATGGAAAAGGTGAAGGAGGACCGAGTTACTCCATGTGTCTtttttagggtttaggggtgCCCCTCTCAGCGGACATACGTTTTCCATATAAAGTCGAAGAGCTCCTGCGCCTCCTGCGTCACCCCAATGCCGATGCGTGCCTTGACGCTCTCAAAGTCTGTCAGGGCCttcttttcaattttttctatgaGGGACCTCTCAATCTGAGGCAGAGGGtcaaaaagaatttttattCTCCTCACTATCTCTATGTCCACGATGATATCCGTTTtgataatgtaaaaattggctgtgccatttttgccctcCTCTTTGatgattataaattttaagttCGTCTCGTAGCAGTAGAGTTCTCCTTCGAATGAGTGTCCTTCCCTCGTCTTCGTTGATACTACATGGCCAAAGTATAGGGAAGGGTCGAAGATGCTTTTGCTCATGGTacactgggggggggggcacctcTCAGGGCGTGTGTTAGAACGTTCAGTCGAGAGGCGCGTGGAAGCAAGTTATTTGTTTTTGCAGCAGTGGTTGCACAGGTGGGAGACACGCGGAGCGAGGGCCAACCGAGCCActcacgcaaaaaaaaaaggagatgaTGAAGTGCCCACTGATGGGTGAACGTGCAGCGGGCAAATGGCTACTAAACAAAACACCGTTGCCAAAGCGGGACCAGAGCAAAGTTCACCAAAAATGCGTAACTACCCAGGTTAGTGGCAAGCAAAAGGGTCTTTCCACTCGGCAGCGTTGCACATAATATGCGTATCTCTCCCCCGCATATGTgcctctttcccccccttttggagcaACCTGTACATGCAATTTGTGTGGACCTCCGTTTGGGTGATCCCCTTCAATGTTCTTCCTTCGCatatgaagaggaaggaacttattttttttttttcccttttttgcgcagAAGGGGGCTACTGAAATGCAAGTTGAATCCCGCGTGAAGTGAACCCAGTGGGGTTGGTGCCCTTCCCTCGTCAATCAACTGGCCAAGCAGAAGTGGGGAATATTTGCGGAACGCGCGAAAATGGGATTGCTGTTCTCTCCATGGAAACCTCTCTCTTGTGTTGTAGCATATGCATTATACCTACTCACGTTTATACCTCCGACGGggtagatttttttttttttttttttttttttttcccagaTATAGCCACAGTGTATACCTCGCGATGCTGACGCGTTGCTCTTCCTTCGCACCAAAAGGGGCGCTCTTACCGTTAACGAAAGAAGTTGTGGGGTGGAAATTTTCGCTGTACGTTTAAAAGGCACCATTTTGGTGTTTACCAACTTTGCGAAAATGTACGCCTACGCGGAGATGCATAAAAATGGGCGGACACCTCGAACGGGATGTGCCATGTAGAAAGTAGCAGCTGAATTGGGGGAACTTCACCCCAATGTGAATTTTAACCTGAGCACGCACACTAAAAAGCTGATGAGTCACCCTTTCGTATACCTTTCGAACGAAAgataaatcaaaaaaaaaaaaaaaaaaaggctgaGATGTTCCCGTGCAGGCGGACTTTCCCCTCCACCAGGGGGCTGCAAAGGGAACTTCCAATCGTGCCACGCAGGAATATCTACCCGCGCATGTAGCAGTGTTGAGCCTACCCACGCTGTGGAAACGTAGGGTTGATGCGAATACGAGTTCCGGCGGAACGCAGTCGAACGGGGTACACCCCCGTAGGTGTCCGTggtcaaaaaagggggcatcGCATCGCGTTGATAAGAGGCCACGATTTCTTTTCCCATCCCTACCGGATGTGCACTCGCCAGTCAGTTTGGAGGAACTgtgatttgttttttctctctcaGCGGGTATGCAGTTGTGTTCCCcagcgaggggggaaatccTCGAACGGTGGAAGTTCGCGAAGGGGGAAATCCTCAGAGTTAGggttaattttgcaaaaaaaaaatcgccatacatacatacgtatgtacacataaatgCGCACTTTTAACACTGCGGGGGAAGTACACCCCCCGACGAAGTGGCCTAAAAAACCGCGCTGTACTTctaccccccccccaaaaaaaaaatggcgttcACTTGTGCTCACTCAAAATGTACATTCAGGTTTTCCCTCGAGGAGCATTTTAGCAACGGGGGGAACAATTTTGGAACAGCGTCACATAAAATGTGAGCTAGGTGTGGTTGGTCAaagtggggagaaaaaaaaaaaaaaaaaaaaaaaagcgataaAAGGTAAAGGTAAATGTAAAAACGTCGTATGTGTGATCACTTACATACGTGGTGGTTGCGCAAAGAAAGTTAGCTGCGAAGGAGGCAGTGTCTAAGGAGGGAGTTGTGCAGGACATGGTCGCGTAGGCATttttatatgtgtatattgGCATGCACGTGTTTGTCACGAGAAACAGGTGAAATTTTTGGAGCTCTTCTTTTCATGTGGGTGTTTGTCCCATTTAGactttggggaaaaaaaaggagagctacaaaaagggggtaaacATAACGGGGTACAAACAGGGGGACGCAAAATgggtacacaaaaaaggcgTACACATGAACGGGATACACATGAACGGGATACACATGAACGGGATACACATGAACGGGATACACATGAACGGGATACACATGAACGGGATACACATGAACGGGATACACATGAACGGGATACACATGAACGGGGTACACATGAACGGGGTACACATGAACGGGGTACACATGAGCGGGGTACACATGAGCGGGTGCCGAAATGGTGTTCTACAAAATTTGCAGTGAGCtttaaaaggagaagcgtGCACGGTAgcgcaaaaaattaaaattaaactgACGCTGAAATGGTGCTGAAGCTGAAACGTAATTTTACAGCTACATTTGCAGCCAATTTTACGGCCAATTTTACGGCCAATTTTACCGCCAAAAACAAACCAAACGAACAGTCACACTACGACAAGCAAAACAAACGAATGTTCCCAAAATAATAGCAGCAACGATCAGCACATGTAGGGAAAAAGAATGTGCAAAGCGCTGAAAGGGAACACCCTTGTGCCATGTATCCCCAACTACACATAAGTAAATCCCGCCTTTCTTTTAAATGAACCACCATTATCAAACGTGTGTTTCGCCAAACGTGGAGTGTTTTAATTGTACACCCCTTTCTTGTTAACTTTGTTAAGTACACTGTGAGCATACGTGAGGtgcttacatatatttatttttttttttcatcgaaTGGTGTGAAAGTGTCATCACCTCGAGGGAGCCTCCTAACCTTCGTAGAAGCAACTGCTGAGCAAGTGATACGCGAAGGAGCGGTAGTTCGTCTGCATACGAAGCGGTGGATCCGCCTTCATTGTGTAACCTCTTCTTGGGTGTCTCCCTCCAAGGGCGCTTTGTTACCACTTCTGGGTGAACTTACGTTTTTACGCAGGGGCACCATTCGTGACGCACGTGCAGTGTATCCGCCACTGCGATGTGGCGACATCTACAAGGCGAAGACCGCCAACATGCCCCTACACTTATGCATCCCCCTTTTCACCAAAGAGGCCACACCTTTTTAAACACACCAATTTGACACAGCTGGTGttccaattttgcaaaataagcACCCGTGAGCCGCGCACACTCAGTGTATATGATCACACATCATACGTGCGTACGTAAAcaaatgtacacatgtgcatagcGTGTACTTACCATGTATGCAGCCTCTATATGAGTGAATGCACGagtgtatatatgtgcacgcACATTTCGAAGTGTGCCAAGATAGCCGCTTACCCTTTCTGCGCGTTCGCCGCAGGCCCTCTGCACAGTCCACTCATgtggttttaaaaaaaaccctGCAACGAGAATTACCACCTGTGCATTTGCGAACAACGCCCTATCGGCGACCTTTCAGCCCCCACAGTACGTATGCACGTTCGTATGCATgaatatacatgtgcatatacataagcgtatgtttctttttttttttcactacacaaaaaaatatattgaaaaaaatccccctcTTCAGTGAtaggtggggaaaaaaaaagaagaaaaacacgGAGCtctacttttaaaaaaaattatattacacTGTGATGCCCAACATTGATACATACAGAAGATTTACATTTTACGAATAActgcttctttcttttctttttttttcccttttattttacttaattatttatttttttttttttttttcttctgcttctcacCCTTTTGAACATACCTTTTGGATTGAGATTCCTGCTGAAGCAGCTGCGCAACGGTTGCTTTGCTGCTAAGTTTGCGTTTACTGCTTAGAGCGAATTGCGGCTGCTTCATTGGGCATACATACGAGCGAATGTGTATGCATGCCTGCTAGGTATGTGCATGTATGCCAGGTGACACACTACGCGCACATTCAGTGGAACGTTATTAAGTGTAAGCAAACGTCAAACACGTGTGGGagatttttattattattattttttttttttacatgcttTTTACGAATAGTTTATGATAATTTTCCCTTCTCGTGCGCGACCAGCCTGAGTATGCGCTGCTTCTCCCAAATTTTTGCGCTACGTTCATGTAGCGGAAGCAGCACCTTGTTTACACCTTTTCGCATACGTTACACGCGTACAGTACATACGGATGAGCACAGTAagtacgtatgcatatgcgtaccTTCATGCGTACATACACAATCGCCAAGTCAGCCATACGTGGAAATTGTGAAAGCCTTttgctaataaaaaaaaaaaaaaaaaattatgtacaggtcataatttttttccattttcctcaccctgttcataatttttttgttcatttttttttatttagcatTTTTcaagctatttttttttttttaatgtttaatgtttaattttttttttttcacccttcCTTGTTCATacgttttttcgttcctaCGCTTTTTCGTTGTACGCTTTTTCGTTGTACGCCTTTTCGTTGTACGCCTTTTCGTTGTACGCCTTTTCGTTGTACGCCTTTTCGTTGCACGCCTCTTCGTCGTACGCCTCTTCGTCGTACTCCTTTTCGTCGtatgcttcccctttttctttttttcgtgccTGCATCCCTTCctcctttgctttttttcgttcctcctttttttcgtcacaGTTCCATCCCTGCtgagttttcccctttccacAATTTTCCCTTATGCGCAGCCAgcccctcctttttgccgTTTCTTTTGTTACACGCTTGTTCTCCAtcttttgttccatttttgttcctcccttGTTCCATTGTTCTTCCACCactgttgcattttttttttttttttgtttccacgTACGCGACTTATTGCGCTACAGTTTGcgcgactttttttttatgctaccTTTCACGCGTCCTTCAGCTTACGAACGACGCAGATTTCTTTGCCTACTGCTGGCAAATTTTACGCGTTCAAGCCCAATTCGAGGAAAGGTGTACGCGACAGTGCAAGGTGAAGGAACAAAACAAACGTGGAAAATGCTTATTTGCATACTTCACCATACCCAGGGGTCTATTTTTGAATGTGATTGAGATTTAAGAGTCataagggggagaaaaaaaaaaaaaaaaaaaaaaaaaaacatgtgtattttgtttttcgttttttttgttttcatattcattttttctccttcccccaTGTGAGTGTACcaaatgtttatataaatgcgtaacatttttcaattttttttttttttttttgtgtattttttccctttttgtgcgtCCAAAAGTATTTAAGCTgttatgtatatgcacaccTAATTgtggtaagaaaaaaaaaaaaaaaaaaattcgtacaggaatgcatatttttttttttttttttttccgaaatGTTCGGTAGAAATATGCCTTAGCATTTAAATGTATGTGACGGGTGTGAatgtgtccctttttttgagacCGTCACCACTGCGCTTTTGCACGGTCGTCGCCGTGTCGAGTTTTCACCCCTGTGTAACCTTTGTTCATGTGTTCATCCTGcattcctcctttttttttccccacctccCCTGTTTTACTGCATTCTCTTTGTACCCCCACCCTCTCATTGTGGGTGATATCCATGCGCAACCCCAGCTTCATCCCCGCGTGTCCATTTTTAAGGCCGCTTTTTTATGGACATCACCTGCATCGCTCAGCATATCTGTGCGTTCCAGTCTGGGTAGATACTCGCATGTCCGTGCACCCACTCGATGCATTCACACGTTTGTTCATTTAAGAATACGTCAAGCCTGCACACTGTGCACGCCAGTAACGTTCATTTAGGAGAAACCAAAAGTAATCGTGGAAGTGCCTGCACGCAGATACCCACTCGACCTGCGTTACAAGAGGTTTGCCACGATCTCGTCACGCGCAGGGATGCGCATGTGCAAGCGTGCACgtgtgtacgtatgtacgtgtgCAGGTCATCCCTGTAAACACATTCGCACACGTGCACACGCAAGTGTACAGGCTCCCTCGCCGTCCGTCAGTTACACCTCTATAGTGGCAGAAACACCCCTGGGAGCCAACAACTTGTAAGTAGAAACCAAATTGTCGCCGCCCAAGTGTTACCCCCGTATGCatgcatgcacacacacaacgTACGAGTACGTACAGATAAGTACGAGCGTGTGCCCGCAACGTATCCCTCCTTAGCCGTCCAAAttgattttccccctcgaTCACAAACATTTGTTAACATTTCGTGCATGGTTTAGCGGCCACTGTgttgcaagaaaaaaaaaaaaaaaagcacagtTGTGAGTACGTGTGCGGAGAAATACCCGCGAATGGGTCACctgtacatacatgcgcaCGTACGCATATTTGTAGCTACACGTACGTATATTTATAGCTACACATAAGCATATTTACAGCTACACATACGCATATTTACAGCCACACGTATACACACAGGGGCGTGTATTATGGAGCGCGCAGTGAAGCAGGCGCGGGGAAAAACCACTTGCCTAAGGACGCTCGACGTCGACGTGAACATGCACGACCAAGTGAAAATGAGCAACTTCTGCGTGAGCGTCACGTCGAGCGGCAGCCCGAGCGGCATCCCCAACAACGGCTGCAACGTAAATGTGCCAGCATCATCCCCAAACGTAACAAATTATGAACGCGGTCAGAACAGTTTCATGGGACAAAGCGCGAATGGCCACGAGTATAATTTACCGGCCAAccaaaaaatgatgagtCATCAGAGTGTTCCGCCCGGCCAGCACCCCAGCGGCAGCGCGGGCGATTATGCGGGCAGTTATGGAGCTAATTATGACGCCAATTGTGGGGGCAATTATGCGGGCCGTTATGACGCCAAATATAACACCAATTATGACGCAAATTATGAGGCAAATTATGACGCCAATTACGATAGCAGCTACGATAGCAGGGCGAACGAAAATAAAGCGAACTGGCCGAGCGGGAACTCCCTGGGCAGCACACACAGCGCGAGCGGCATGCACATCGCACTGAATAATGGCCACCCGTCGTATGTAACGGATGGGGAACAGCTTTTATGTCAGGCGAAACTTCTTGTGGGCAGAACAAATTTTGACAGCGCGAGTAGCCCCAGCGGAAACGTGGCGCAGGCGGCGAACTGCGGCCCGGGCAGTTTGCAGTCAAGTGGGCACCAAGTTGCGcagcaaaaaatgcagcaaaaATTGCAGCCACATTTGCAATCACATTTGCAGTCAAGTGTGCAGTCAAATGTGCGGCCAAATGTGCTTCCAAACGTGCCGCCAACTGTGCAGTCACCCCCCCGCGCGAGCAACAACGCGCACAACGTTAACCCTGAGCAGAAGAATGCCAATTTGTGCAACTACAGTTTGCAGCAAAACTCTCCGCTCAACCAGGAGCACCAAATGTTGAGTGCACAGAAGGGTTACTGCCCGAGTAGTAGTAACGGCATGGCGAACGGGAATGGCTCTGGTATGGCGAACGGGAATAGCTCTGGCATGTCGAGCGGGAATAGCCCTGGCATGGCGGGGGTGCCTTACCGCCCGCAcgacaattttttaaccccAAATGTGCCCGGAATGGGTGGAGCAAATATTTGCGCGTCGAACAGCGGCGCCCAAGGACACCCAAACGGCATGGCAAAGGGCACACAACAAAATCAGGGTGCCATGGTGAGTAGCCAAATGAATGCCTGGAATGGAAGTTACGACTTGGGGAAGGGCAACAGCACGGTTGCAGGGAGTAACGCTTTTCCCTATGCCAATATTATGAACGGTGAAGgtggaaaaatgggggaagaaagCGCAAGAGCATCGGGAGGCAATTACCAAGTCGCGGTGAATAACTACGATGGTAGTTACGTTAGCAAAAATTA
Coding sequences within:
- a CDS encoding hypothetical protein, conserved (encoded by transcript PVX_113740A), yielding MSKSIFDPSLYFGHVVSTKTREGHSFEGELYCYETNLKFIIIKEEGKNGTANFYIIKTDIIVDIEIVRRIKILFDPLPQIERSLIEKIEKKALTDFESVKARIGIGVTQEAQELFDFIWKTHPDCAWSNKDILVLNGEVRIKPPYGPDNCVAKNENLKERFSTVISKFRQKRNMSNWS
- a CDS encoding hypothetical protein, conserved (encoded by transcript PVX_113745A), with translation MNEVGYASHPPPEPDFWIYFASYLRNAWVQWAIVFVPFIMFALYLKLTMPTAPSGEKERPEEEAHFGEARGDIGRKSL
- a CDS encoding hypothetical protein (encoded by transcript PVX_113735A); this translates as MEQKMENKRVTKETAKRRGWLRIRENCGKGKTQQGWNCDEKKEERKKAKEEGMQARKKEKGEAYDEKEYDEEAYDEEACNEKAYNEKAYNEKAYNEKAYNEKA